One window from the genome of Lacerta agilis isolate rLacAgi1 chromosome 16, rLacAgi1.pri, whole genome shotgun sequence encodes:
- the NHLH2 gene encoding helix-loop-helix protein 2 — MMLSPDQALDSDHPSSAPSDPESLEAKGLRSCCASDLEAPDGDGAGGGGGGEGRPGPHPQQPLSREEKRRRRRATAKYRSAHATRERIRVEAFNLAFAELRKLLPTLPPDKKLSKIEILRLAICYISYLNHVLDV, encoded by the coding sequence ATGATGCTGAGCCCGGACCAGGCGCTGGACTCGGACCACCCGTCGTCGGCGCCGTCGGACCCGGAGTCCCTGGAGGCCAAAGGGCTTCGCAGCTGCTGCGCCTCGGACTTGGAGGCGCCCGACGGCGACGGGgcgggagggggaggcggcggcgaggGTCGCCCGGGGCCGCACCCTCAGCAGCCGCTGAGCCGCGAGGAGAAGCGCCGCCGGCGCCGCGCCACGGCCAAGTACCGCTCGGCGCACGCCACCCGGGAGCGCATCCGCGTCGAGGCCTTCAACCTGGCCTTCGCCGAGTTGCGCAAACTGCTGCCCACGCTGCCGCCCGACAAGAAGCTCTCCAAGATCGAGATCCTGCGCCTGGCCATCTGCTACATCTCCTATCTCAATCACGTCCTCGACGTGTAG